CTTCAATGGTTGAGACAATATCTGCGCAGTTAGTGCCATGGGCGAGGCCTTGAAGGAAAACAGTGTGCATCATTTAGGTTGGCACGCATATTTGCTCATTTCCCTTAATGTACAACAAGCGTCTGAACGAATTCTACTCGCTCAGACGCTTGTTTATTTCGATGACTCTGCATATATAATCTAAGAAATATCACCTAACTCTCTATAAACGATCTTCCCCATGCTGAGCGCTGCTTTCACCATTTCATCTGCGCCTTGTGAAGGGCCTCCAACACGAAGAACGGCATCACAATACTTCAAGAGTCGAACAGAGGATGGATGAAATATACGATTAAAGATTTCGTCTCCGATTCTTTGTGATCCCGCTTTCTCGATTAATGGGAGTGCATACCATTCACCAAGTATAGGTAAATGACCGGCCTCGTATACTTTAAGTGCAATATCATTCATAAAATCTATGTTCCGTTGAATCAAATGTGGATCGTCTCCCGTCCCTGAACGATAAGGGCCGGCTATGAGTATATGCTGCTGACTTGGAACGGGGTCCAGTAGCCGGTTTATTTGAGCATATTGTAGCAGCAGCATCGTTTTTGCGTCTTTAATCTCGCCTTCTTTTATCATTTCGAGTGCTTGCTGGAAAGGAATTTCCATTACTTCGATGTTTTCTTGCTCTTCAGCAACCCCTCCTCCCTCTCCTACCTTCATGGTGGGCGTGTATTCTGCAACAAAAAAATGTAAAATTTCCGTTACGGAACCTGGCGACATGTAGGCCTCGCAGATTTTTTGTACTTTTGTCACTCTGTAACCGGTCTCTTCCTCGGCCTCCCGGCGTATGCTGTCTTCTGCGCTTTCCTTGTCTAACAATCCGGCGCAAGCTTCAATTAATAACCCCGTCTCGTTCCCGTTCAGATAAGTCGGTATCCGAAACTGTCGCGTCAAAATTACGGTATGCTGCTCCCGATTATAGAGCAGAATGGTTGCCCCGTTCCCACGGTCATATGATTCCCGGGCCTGGCTTTTCCAAGAGCCGTCCTTTGCTTCGCTCATGTAAGTAATTTTCTTAAGCACATACCAGTTATCGGACAAAATTTCTTCGTTTACAATTCTGATTTTCGGATTCATTCCAAGTATCCCCTCTCTTTCGATGGCTCTCATTATAT
This DNA window, taken from Paenibacillus kribbensis, encodes the following:
- the nudK gene encoding GDP-mannose pyrophosphatase NudK, whose protein sequence is MNPKIRIVNEEILSDNWYVLKKITYMSEAKDGSWKSQARESYDRGNGATILLYNREQHTVILTRQFRIPTYLNGNETGLLIEACAGLLDKESAEDSIRREAEEETGYRVTKVQKICEAYMSPGSVTEILHFFVAEYTPTMKVGEGGGVAEEQENIEVMEIPFQQALEMIKEGEIKDAKTMLLLQYAQINRLLDPVPSQQHILIAGPYRSGTGDDPHLIQRNIDFMNDIALKVYEAGHLPILGEWYALPLIEKAGSQRIGDEIFNRIFHPSSVRLLKYCDAVLRVGGPSQGADEMVKAALSMGKIVYRELGDIS